The Amycolatopsis viridis genome window below encodes:
- a CDS encoding DEAD/DEAH box helicase, with product MSTPTFTELGLSTTLVDALAGQGVTSPFPIQAATLPHSLAGRDVLGRGRTGSGKTYGFVLPVLARLAAAPVRRRPGRPRALILAPTRELATQIAGSILPLAGPLGLKVTTIFGGVSANPQISRLREGVDIVVACPGRLADHMRSGAIGLDAVEITVLDEADHMADLGFLPEVRRIMAATPARGQRLLFSATLDTGVDVLVKRFMNNPVTHSVDSARSPVSTMTHHVLHLEESHRLPVLVDLTAAAGRTLVFTRTKHRAKQLTRKLLASGVPAVELHGNLGQGARTRNLEAFSSGAARTLVATDIAARGIHVDDVTLVIHADPPVEHKAYLHRSGRTARAGAAGTVVTLMTDEQVADVRDLTRKAGIKPTTTRLGPGHPLLSELAPGERSFTTPPSRPAADTRPKKVSAKIGAARSGAGDRSSGLGRGGSGSARDARRGAAAGRSARSRAGEDHDGGPSAGQGRRSADPAGPREGAGKFGQARRGAAESHRRRSGGATSGSGRDSSGGAPARTGGVAAFSAGVRAGSRRSR from the coding sequence ATGAGCACACCTACCTTCACCGAACTCGGTCTGTCCACGACCCTCGTCGACGCGCTGGCCGGGCAAGGCGTCACCAGCCCCTTCCCCATTCAGGCCGCCACCCTGCCGCATTCGCTCGCGGGCCGGGACGTCCTGGGTCGCGGCCGCACGGGTTCCGGCAAGACCTACGGTTTCGTGCTGCCTGTGCTGGCCCGGCTCGCCGCCGCCCCGGTGCGGCGCCGACCCGGCCGCCCGCGGGCCCTGATCCTCGCGCCGACCCGCGAGCTGGCCACCCAGATCGCAGGCTCGATCCTGCCGCTGGCCGGGCCGCTCGGCCTCAAGGTCACCACGATCTTCGGCGGCGTCAGCGCCAACCCGCAGATCTCCCGCCTGCGTGAGGGCGTTGACATCGTCGTCGCGTGCCCGGGCCGGCTGGCCGACCACATGCGTTCGGGCGCCATCGGGCTCGACGCCGTCGAGATCACCGTGCTCGACGAGGCCGACCACATGGCTGACCTCGGTTTTCTGCCCGAAGTCCGTCGCATCATGGCGGCCACTCCCGCGCGCGGGCAGCGGCTGCTGTTCTCCGCGACCCTCGACACTGGGGTCGATGTGCTGGTCAAGCGGTTCATGAACAATCCAGTTACGCACAGCGTGGACTCGGCGCGGTCGCCGGTGTCGACCATGACGCACCACGTGCTGCACCTGGAGGAGAGCCACCGGCTGCCGGTGCTGGTCGATCTCACTGCAGCGGCAGGCCGGACGCTGGTGTTCACCCGGACGAAGCACCGTGCGAAGCAGTTGACGCGCAAACTGCTCGCCTCCGGCGTCCCGGCGGTCGAACTGCACGGCAACCTCGGGCAGGGGGCGCGGACGCGCAATCTGGAGGCTTTCTCGTCCGGAGCGGCGAGAACGCTGGTGGCGACCGACATCGCGGCCCGCGGAATTCACGTCGACGACGTCACGCTGGTCATCCACGCGGATCCGCCGGTCGAGCACAAGGCGTACCTGCACCGGTCCGGCCGCACGGCGCGGGCCGGGGCGGCTGGCACGGTGGTCACGCTGATGACCGACGAGCAGGTCGCCGACGTCCGTGACCTGACCCGCAAGGCAGGGATCAAGCCCACCACGACGCGGCTTGGTCCCGGCCATCCGCTGCTGTCCGAGCTGGCGCCGGGTGAGCGGTCGTTCACCACACCGCCGTCGCGGCCGGCCGCGGACACGCGGCCGAAGAAGGTGTCCGCGAAGATTGGCGCGGCGCGGTCGGGTGCCGGGGACCGCTCGTCCGGGCTGGGCCGTGGCGGGTCCGGGAGTGCCCGTGACGCGCGGCGTGGTGCCGCAGCCGGACGCTCGGCGCGGTCCCGGGCCGGTGAAGACCACGATGGTGGCCCGTCCGCTGGTCAGGGCCGCCGCTCGGCCGACCCCGCCGGACCTCGCGAGGGCGCCGGGAAGTTCGGCCAGGCTCGTCGTGGTGCCGCCGAGTCCCATCGACGCCGTTCCGGGGGCGCCACGTCCGGATCCGGTCGCGACTCCTCCGGTGGCGCTCCTGCCCGAACCGGCGGTGTCGCCGCCTTCTCGGCCGGTGTACGCGCTGGTTCCCGCCGCTCGCGCTGA
- a CDS encoding zinc-dependent alcohol dehydrogenase encodes MVYRGPYKVRVEEKDVPAIEHPNDAVVRVTRAAICGSDLHLYHGMMPDTRVGMTFGHEFVGVVEEVGSSVRNLARGDRVMVPFNIFCGTCWYCARGLYSNCHNVNPNATAVGGIYGYSHTCGGYDGGQAEYVRVPFADVGPAVIPGWMDDEDAVLLTDALATGYFGAQLGDIVEGDVVVVFGAGPVGLYAAKSAWLMGAGRVIVIDHLEYRLAKARTFAHAETYNFCEYDDIVMHLKKITGYLGADVAIDAAGAEADGNFVQHVTSAKLKLQGGSPVALNWAIDSVRKGGTISVMGAYGPMFSAVKFGDALNKGLTLRMNQCPVKRQWPRLFEHIRNGYLKPSDIVTHRIPLEHIAEGYHMFSAKLDGCIKPLIVAGS; translated from the coding sequence ATGGTCTATCGCGGGCCATACAAGGTCCGTGTCGAGGAGAAGGACGTTCCGGCCATCGAGCACCCGAACGACGCCGTCGTCCGCGTCACCCGGGCCGCGATCTGCGGCTCCGACCTGCACCTGTACCACGGGATGATGCCGGACACGCGGGTCGGCATGACGTTCGGGCACGAGTTCGTCGGCGTGGTGGAGGAGGTGGGCTCCAGCGTGCGGAATCTCGCAAGGGGGGACCGCGTGATGGTGCCGTTCAACATCTTCTGCGGGACGTGCTGGTACTGCGCTCGAGGTTTGTATTCCAACTGCCACAACGTCAATCCCAACGCCACGGCTGTCGGCGGCATCTACGGCTACTCGCACACCTGCGGCGGGTACGACGGGGGGCAGGCCGAGTACGTGCGGGTGCCGTTCGCCGACGTGGGGCCCGCCGTCATTCCCGGCTGGATGGACGACGAGGACGCGGTCCTGCTCACCGACGCGCTCGCGACCGGGTACTTCGGTGCGCAGCTCGGCGACATCGTGGAGGGTGACGTGGTGGTGGTCTTCGGGGCCGGGCCGGTGGGCCTGTACGCCGCGAAGTCCGCCTGGTTGATGGGGGCGGGCCGGGTGATCGTCATCGACCACCTGGAGTACCGGTTGGCGAAGGCCCGCACGTTCGCCCACGCCGAGACGTACAACTTCTGCGAGTACGACGACATCGTCATGCACCTGAAGAAGATCACCGGCTACCTCGGCGCCGATGTCGCGATCGACGCCGCGGGCGCCGAGGCCGACGGCAACTTCGTGCAGCACGTGACGTCGGCGAAGCTGAAGCTCCAAGGCGGTTCACCGGTGGCCCTCAACTGGGCGATCGACTCGGTGCGCAAGGGCGGTACCATCTCGGTGATGGGCGCCTACGGGCCGATGTTCAGCGCCGTGAAGTTCGGGGACGCCCTCAACAAGGGCCTGACGCTGCGGATGAACCAGTGTCCCGTGAAGCGGCAATGGCCGCGGCTGTTCGAGCACATCCGCAACGGTTACCTGAAACCGAGCGACATCGTCACCCACCGCATCCCGCTCGAGCACATCGCCGAGGGCTACCACATGTTCTCGGCGAAGCTGGACGGCTGCATCAAGCCCCTCATCGTGGCGGGCAGCTGA
- a CDS encoding formate/nitrite transporter family protein, with protein sequence MSDDSNDEHATLPLRSQAGSRDEPELEEAFDRIIAEGRDRLGRPLLPLVATGVLGGVDVAVGVLAYLVVKHETGQPRLAAAAFTIGFIALLLARSELFTENFLVPVTALASGSGSWPRLLRLWLVTLAANLAGGFVMAGMIVVALPGLRDTAATTGDHYATLGVSWASLFLAVLAGAVITLMTRMQHATNDMGVKVVAAVAMPFLLVGGQLFHSVLDSILMFAGLLGGMAHYSWADWALALAWSSLGNVVGGIGLVTSIRLLRVFHRVEEAQQESRGGTGRQPT encoded by the coding sequence ATGTCAGACGATTCGAACGACGAACACGCAACTCTGCCCCTGCGGTCCCAGGCCGGCAGCCGGGACGAGCCGGAACTCGAGGAGGCGTTTGACCGGATCATCGCCGAAGGGCGGGACCGGCTGGGACGTCCGTTGCTGCCGTTGGTGGCCACCGGCGTGCTCGGCGGTGTCGACGTCGCCGTGGGAGTGCTGGCTTACCTGGTCGTCAAGCACGAGACCGGCCAGCCGCGGCTGGCCGCCGCCGCGTTCACGATCGGGTTCATCGCGCTGCTTCTCGCGCGCAGCGAGCTGTTCACCGAAAACTTCCTGGTGCCGGTGACCGCTTTGGCGTCCGGAAGTGGTTCCTGGCCACGGTTGCTCCGGTTGTGGCTGGTCACTCTCGCCGCGAACCTCGCCGGGGGTTTCGTGATGGCCGGCATGATCGTGGTCGCGCTGCCCGGCCTTCGGGACACCGCCGCCACGACCGGCGACCACTACGCGACGCTGGGCGTGTCCTGGGCCTCGCTGTTCCTGGCCGTGCTCGCGGGCGCGGTGATCACTCTCATGACCAGGATGCAGCACGCGACCAACGACATGGGAGTCAAGGTCGTCGCGGCGGTGGCGATGCCGTTCCTGCTCGTCGGGGGGCAGCTGTTCCATTCGGTACTCGACTCGATCCTCATGTTCGCCGGCCTGCTCGGAGGCATGGCGCACTACTCGTGGGCCGACTGGGCGCTCGCGCTGGCCTGGTCCTCGCTGGGCAACGTAGTCGGCGGCATCGGCCTGGTCACCTCGATCCGGCTGCTCCGGGTGTTCCACCGCGTCGAGGAGGCCCAGCAGGAGTCCCGTGGAGGAACCGGCCGCCAACCGACCTGA
- a CDS encoding quinone oxidoreductase family protein codes for MKALLMSGPAADGSTTNVAEVAVPEPGPGQVAIDVAYAGINFIDVMARRGDPGYASAWPYVPGLEVAGTIRAVGDGVTGKQIGQRVAAFTPGGGLAQVALASAEVTAPVPDGVPLETAASAPLVVATALLLLTERARVRPGETVLMHSASGGLGSVVSQVAAALGTARRIGTVGRPDKIADGLAAGWDDVFARDEDLAEAVPKIVPDGVDVVLDPTGTALLELDLSLLAPGGRVVLFGNAGGGTPAPLPPAGRLIGGNAGVIGFSMSQLIATDPGAAAEALTKGLELIAQGSVRPDVTVVESLGNVAATHDLLAEGLGRGKYVVKVGD; via the coding sequence GTGAAGGCGTTGCTCATGTCCGGACCGGCCGCGGACGGCAGTACGACGAACGTGGCGGAGGTGGCCGTACCGGAGCCCGGCCCGGGTCAGGTTGCCATCGACGTCGCCTACGCGGGGATCAACTTCATCGACGTCATGGCCCGTCGCGGGGATCCCGGCTACGCGTCGGCGTGGCCGTACGTCCCCGGGCTCGAGGTCGCCGGGACCATCCGCGCGGTCGGTGACGGCGTGACCGGCAAGCAGATCGGGCAACGGGTGGCTGCCTTCACCCCCGGCGGCGGCCTCGCACAGGTCGCCCTCGCCAGCGCGGAGGTCACCGCGCCGGTGCCCGACGGCGTTCCGCTCGAGACCGCGGCGTCCGCCCCGCTCGTGGTGGCCACCGCCCTGCTCCTGCTCACCGAGCGGGCGCGCGTCCGGCCCGGCGAGACCGTGCTCATGCACTCCGCCAGCGGCGGGCTCGGCTCGGTCGTGAGCCAGGTGGCGGCCGCTCTCGGCACTGCCCGCCGGATCGGTACCGTCGGCAGGCCGGACAAGATCGCCGATGGTCTGGCGGCGGGCTGGGACGACGTGTTCGCCCGTGACGAAGACCTGGCGGAGGCCGTCCCCAAGATCGTCCCCGACGGTGTCGACGTCGTGCTCGATCCCACTGGCACCGCGCTGCTCGAGCTCGACCTGAGCCTCCTCGCACCCGGCGGACGTGTCGTCCTGTTCGGCAACGCCGGCGGTGGCACCCCGGCGCCGCTTCCACCGGCCGGCCGCCTGATCGGGGGCAACGCGGGGGTCATCGGGTTCAGCATGAGCCAGCTCATCGCGACCGACCCCGGGGCGGCGGCCGAGGCGCTGACCAAGGGGCTCGAACTGATCGCCCAGGGCAGCGTCCGCCCCGACGTCACCGTCGTCGAGTCACTCGGCAACGTCGCGGCGACTCACGACCTCCTCGCCGAGGGGCTCGGGCGCGGCAAGTACGTGGTGAAGGTCGGAGACTGA
- a CDS encoding ArsR/SmtB family transcription factor produces MARPSRTRGELPHPATAQINLFEVLHALADPTRMTIVRTLRDTAEQRCGTFPVDVAPSTLTHHFRVLREAGVIRQRNDGNRRWTSLRHEDLDSRFPGLLDHIVDSYLVSHGAAT; encoded by the coding sequence GTGGCACGCCCCAGCCGTACGAGAGGAGAGCTGCCGCATCCCGCGACGGCGCAGATCAATCTGTTCGAAGTCCTGCACGCACTCGCCGACCCCACGCGGATGACGATCGTGCGGACATTGCGGGACACGGCGGAACAGCGGTGCGGAACCTTCCCCGTCGACGTCGCGCCGTCGACGTTGACCCACCACTTCCGGGTGCTCCGCGAAGCCGGGGTGATCCGGCAACGCAACGACGGGAACCGCCGGTGGACATCCCTCCGTCATGAGGACCTCGACTCGCGGTTCCCGGGACTGTTGGACCACATCGTGGACAGCTACCTGGTCAGTCACGGCGCGGCCACCTGA
- the manD gene encoding D-mannonate dehydratase ManD, translating to MRIDRADVIVTSPGRNFVTLKITTGDGVVGYGDATLNGRELSVASYLRDHVVPLLIGRDAHRIEDTWQYLYRGGYWRRGPVTMAAIAAVDTALWDIKAKVAGLPLYQLLGGASRDRCLVYGHASGRGIPELSDSIREHLDLGFRAIRVQTGVPGLDSVYGVATSSAASVGGSGRYDYEPARRAALPAEETWDTRAYLRHVPSVFEAVRHEFGPELILLHDAHHRLTPIQAARLGKSLEPYDLFWLEDVTPAENPESLRLVRQHTTTPLAIGEVFNTVWDYQTLIREQLIDYVRSPVTHAGGITGVRRILDYAAMYQVKSGMHGPTDVSPVGLAAAVHIGLAVHNFGIQEYMVHSAETTAVFGPTFTFADGGLRPGEEPGLGIHFDEELAAKYPYEPAYLPTNRLRDGTVHDW from the coding sequence GTGCGGATCGATCGTGCCGACGTCATCGTCACCAGCCCGGGGCGGAACTTCGTCACACTCAAGATCACGACCGGGGACGGGGTGGTCGGCTACGGCGACGCCACCCTCAACGGGCGGGAACTCTCGGTCGCCAGCTACCTGCGCGACCACGTCGTCCCCCTGCTGATCGGGCGGGACGCGCACCGCATCGAGGACACCTGGCAGTACCTCTACCGGGGCGGCTACTGGCGGCGGGGCCCGGTCACGATGGCCGCGATCGCCGCCGTCGACACGGCGCTGTGGGACATCAAGGCCAAGGTCGCGGGGCTGCCCCTGTACCAGCTCCTCGGTGGCGCGAGCCGCGACCGCTGCCTGGTCTACGGACACGCCAGCGGGCGCGGGATCCCCGAACTGTCCGACTCGATCCGCGAGCACCTCGACCTCGGGTTCCGCGCGATTCGCGTCCAGACCGGCGTGCCCGGGCTCGACTCGGTGTACGGCGTGGCCACCAGCTCGGCTGCCTCCGTCGGCGGATCCGGCCGGTACGACTACGAACCGGCCCGGCGTGCCGCCCTGCCCGCGGAGGAGACCTGGGACACGCGCGCGTACCTGCGTCACGTGCCCTCGGTGTTCGAAGCCGTCCGGCACGAGTTCGGTCCCGAGCTGATCCTGCTGCACGACGCGCACCACCGCCTCACGCCCATCCAGGCGGCCAGGCTCGGCAAGTCGCTGGAACCCTACGACCTGTTCTGGCTGGAGGACGTGACCCCGGCGGAGAACCCGGAAAGCCTGCGCCTGGTCCGCCAGCACACCACGACCCCGTTGGCGATCGGTGAGGTGTTCAACACGGTCTGGGACTACCAGACCCTGATCCGGGAGCAGCTCATCGACTACGTCCGTTCCCCGGTCACCCACGCGGGCGGCATCACCGGCGTGCGCCGTATCCTCGACTACGCCGCGATGTACCAGGTGAAGTCCGGCATGCACGGCCCGACGGACGTGTCACCGGTCGGCCTCGCCGCCGCTGTCCACATCGGACTCGCGGTGCACAACTTCGGTATCCAGGAGTACATGGTGCACAGCGCGGAGACGACGGCGGTCTTCGGGCCGACGTTCACCTTCGCCGACGGCGGGCTGCGGCCCGGTGAGGAACCCGGGCTGGGCATCCACTTCGACGAGGAACTGGCGGCGAAGTACCCCTACGAGCCGGCGTACCTGCCCACGAACCGGCTGCGCGACGGGACCGTGCACGACTGGTGA
- a CDS encoding glycoside-pentoside-hexuronide (GPH):cation symporter: MRQLFGYAAGDAANNLAFSMSSMFLLVYYTDVAGIPAAAAGTIFLVVRIWDGFADLAAGRLVDKTSSRFGKFRPWLLYAAIPLLLLSVAAFAVPDWPMPAKIAYAYLTYAAMGTAYSLVNIPYGSLAAAMTQDPVERTKLAGARSMGASATMLMLIFVVSPQIKNSDNLQRSLLLTTLAFVVVGAALYLFTFATARETVPRAVAKVGLKDSLRTLRQNKPLVMLSVSSLFFLTAMASIQTVGVYYARNVLGDPSFYIAISAPQLVLMFVLAPLVPKLARRFGKVTSYVAGGVVMVVGGIGVLLAPATVPFVSLGFFLLIGIGLGIVNTLMWSLEADTVDYGEWKTGARTEGTTYAVFSFVRKIGQALGGAAAAYTIALAGYVGGAKVQSDGALWGIRAAAGVVPAVCTVIAIAIMIRYPLTEKRLREITAEAARHRNQLVES, from the coding sequence ATGAGACAGCTCTTCGGCTACGCGGCCGGGGACGCGGCCAACAACCTGGCCTTCTCGATGTCGTCGATGTTCCTGCTGGTGTACTACACCGACGTGGCCGGAATCCCGGCCGCCGCGGCCGGCACGATCTTCCTCGTCGTGCGGATCTGGGACGGCTTTGCCGATCTGGCCGCCGGCCGGCTCGTGGACAAGACCAGCTCGCGGTTCGGCAAGTTCCGCCCCTGGTTGCTGTACGCCGCCATCCCACTGCTCCTGCTGAGCGTGGCCGCCTTCGCCGTGCCGGACTGGCCGATGCCGGCCAAGATCGCCTACGCCTACCTGACCTACGCGGCGATGGGCACGGCCTACAGCCTCGTCAACATCCCCTACGGTTCGCTCGCCGCGGCGATGACGCAGGATCCCGTCGAACGCACCAAGCTGGCCGGCGCACGCTCCATGGGAGCGTCGGCGACGATGCTGATGCTGATCTTCGTGGTGTCCCCGCAGATCAAGAACTCCGACAATCTGCAGCGATCCCTGCTGCTCACCACACTGGCCTTCGTGGTCGTGGGTGCCGCCCTGTACCTGTTCACGTTCGCCACGGCCAGGGAGACCGTGCCGCGCGCCGTGGCGAAGGTCGGCCTCAAGGACAGCCTGCGGACGCTGCGGCAGAACAAGCCACTGGTGATGCTGTCCGTCAGCTCCCTGTTCTTCCTGACCGCGATGGCCTCGATCCAGACGGTCGGCGTGTACTACGCCCGGAACGTGCTCGGCGACCCGAGTTTCTACATCGCGATCTCCGCGCCGCAGCTGGTCCTGATGTTCGTGCTCGCGCCGCTCGTGCCGAAGCTCGCCCGCCGCTTCGGCAAGGTCACCAGTTACGTCGCCGGTGGGGTGGTGATGGTGGTCGGCGGGATCGGGGTGCTGCTCGCGCCGGCCACGGTCCCGTTCGTGTCGCTGGGGTTCTTCCTGCTGATCGGCATCGGCCTCGGGATCGTCAACACCCTCATGTGGTCGCTGGAGGCCGACACCGTGGACTACGGCGAGTGGAAGACCGGTGCCCGCACCGAGGGCACGACCTACGCGGTGTTCTCCTTCGTCCGCAAGATCGGTCAGGCGCTCGGTGGCGCCGCGGCCGCGTACACCATCGCCCTCGCCGGATACGTCGGCGGCGCCAAGGTGCAAAGCGATGGGGCGTTGTGGGGCATCCGCGCGGCCGCCGGGGTGGTGCCCGCCGTCTGCACGGTGATCGCGATCGCCATCATGATCAGGTACCCGTTGACGGAGAAGCGCCTCCGCGAGATCACCGCCGAGGCCGCGCGCCACCGGAACCAGTTGGTCGAATCATGA
- the uidA gene encoding beta-glucuronidase — protein sequence MLRPILNTWRDRRTLNGLWRFATDSGGAGRDQKWWQAPLPGRVEMPVPASYNDVIPDPAIREHVGDVWYQTDVVVPASWAGERIVLRFDAATHRAVVWVDDEQVAVHEGGYTPFEADVTGAVQPGRTSRVTVVVDNRLGWDSIPPGYVEQTPEGPRQRYHHDFFNYAGLHRPVWLYTTPVTHVSDVTVRTGLAGTTGTVDYDVAITGGDADVETHVVLRDASGTEVARAAGTSGTLTVEDAHPWRPGEGYLYTLDVELWDGGSPADRYSLNVGIRTVAVDGTRFLINGEPFYFTGFGMHEDHAVRGKGHDDVSMVHDFALLDWIGANSFRTSHYPYAEEILDYADRKGIVVIDETAAVGLNLGLGGGILHGAKRPTFSAETVSDATQRTHLQAIRELVARDKNHPSVVLWSIANEPESHTEESKKYFEPLFTETRRLDPTRPVGFVNVMLSPADECLVTDLADVVMINRYFGWYTQTGDLTAAERELEADLTAWARRHRKPIIVTEYGADTMAGLHSVVPQPWTEEYQAEFLEMYHRVFDRVDAVVGEHVWNFADFATSAGVFRVEGNKKGVFTRDRKPKAGAFILRRRWSRP from the coding sequence ATGCTTCGACCGATTCTCAACACCTGGCGAGATCGCCGCACCCTCAACGGGCTCTGGCGCTTCGCCACCGATTCCGGCGGAGCGGGCCGGGACCAGAAGTGGTGGCAGGCGCCGCTTCCCGGCCGCGTCGAGATGCCGGTGCCGGCCAGCTACAACGACGTCATCCCGGACCCCGCGATCCGCGAGCACGTGGGCGACGTCTGGTACCAGACCGACGTGGTGGTGCCCGCGAGCTGGGCGGGGGAGCGCATCGTCCTGCGGTTCGACGCCGCGACCCACCGCGCGGTCGTGTGGGTGGACGATGAACAGGTCGCCGTGCACGAAGGCGGGTACACACCGTTCGAAGCGGACGTGACCGGTGCCGTGCAGCCGGGGCGGACCAGCCGGGTCACGGTGGTCGTCGACAACCGCCTCGGCTGGGACTCGATCCCGCCCGGATACGTCGAGCAGACCCCGGAGGGGCCGCGGCAGCGGTACCACCACGACTTCTTCAACTACGCCGGCCTGCACCGGCCGGTGTGGCTGTACACCACACCGGTCACGCACGTCAGCGACGTGACCGTCCGGACCGGGCTGGCCGGCACGACGGGCACGGTGGACTACGACGTGGCGATCACCGGCGGCGATGCGGACGTGGAGACGCACGTCGTTCTGCGCGACGCGTCGGGCACCGAGGTCGCGCGCGCCGCCGGTACGTCCGGCACGCTCACCGTCGAGGACGCGCACCCCTGGCGTCCCGGCGAGGGCTATCTGTACACACTGGACGTCGAGCTGTGGGACGGCGGATCACCCGCCGACCGTTACTCGCTGAACGTCGGCATCCGGACGGTCGCCGTCGACGGCACCCGGTTCCTGATCAACGGAGAACCGTTCTACTTCACCGGTTTCGGCATGCACGAGGACCACGCCGTCCGCGGCAAGGGCCATGACGATGTGTCGATGGTCCACGATTTCGCGCTGCTGGACTGGATCGGCGCCAACTCGTTCCGCACTTCGCACTACCCGTACGCGGAGGAGATCCTCGACTACGCCGATCGCAAGGGCATCGTCGTCATCGACGAGACCGCCGCGGTGGGGCTCAACCTCGGGCTCGGCGGCGGCATCCTGCACGGCGCGAAGCGGCCGACCTTCTCCGCGGAGACGGTCTCCGACGCCACCCAGCGCACGCACCTGCAGGCGATCCGGGAGCTGGTCGCCCGGGACAAGAACCACCCCAGTGTCGTGCTGTGGAGCATCGCCAACGAACCCGAGTCGCACACCGAGGAGTCCAAGAAGTACTTCGAACCGCTGTTCACCGAGACGCGGCGGCTCGATCCCACCCGCCCGGTCGGCTTCGTGAACGTGATGTTGTCGCCGGCGGACGAGTGCCTGGTGACCGACCTGGCCGATGTCGTGATGATCAACCGGTACTTCGGCTGGTACACCCAGACCGGCGACCTGACCGCGGCCGAGCGCGAACTGGAAGCCGACCTGACGGCGTGGGCGCGCCGGCACCGCAAACCGATCATCGTCACCGAGTACGGCGCCGACACCATGGCGGGCCTGCACTCGGTCGTTCCGCAGCCGTGGACCGAGGAGTACCAGGCGGAGTTCCTGGAGATGTACCACCGGGTCTTCGACCGCGTCGACGCCGTGGTGGGCGAACACGTGTGGAACTTCGCCGACTTCGCCACCTCGGCCGGTGTCTTCCGGGTGGAGGGCAACAAGAAGGGCGTGTTCACCCGCGACCGCAAACCCAAGGCGGGCGCGTTCATCCTGCGACGTCGCTGGAGCCGGCCGTGA
- a CDS encoding LacI family DNA-binding transcriptional regulator: MGQGRVTIYDVARHCGVAASTVSRTFSDPARVNAATRERVRAAAREVGYEPRPLARVESPGRSRTLMLVVTDIANPYYAPLIKAAQARAIERNFTLALTDSDESPEVEARNLRQLLAATSGGILATSRLSDEVVRQLAQHRALVMVNRDIDGLPSLFVDTAAGMRKAVRHLAALGHRRIAYLSGPRSSWVNSQRWRAAQEEAGSLGIRAAFLGPFAPNQQGGHEAADALILDGATAAIAYNDLIALGTLHRLHAAGVRLPDDISLIGCDDIFGADLTVPALTTIAGPTAKLGRCAVDALCAELSGRGGQQAAQSFDAHLVVRGSTGPAPAATGGN, encoded by the coding sequence GTGGGCCAGGGACGGGTCACCATCTACGACGTGGCGCGGCACTGCGGGGTGGCCGCGTCCACCGTCTCGCGGACGTTCAGCGACCCGGCGCGGGTCAACGCAGCCACCCGCGAGCGGGTGCGGGCCGCCGCGCGCGAGGTCGGGTACGAGCCGAGGCCGCTGGCCAGGGTCGAGTCGCCCGGCCGCAGCCGCACGCTGATGCTGGTGGTCACCGACATCGCCAACCCCTACTACGCGCCGCTGATCAAGGCGGCCCAGGCACGGGCCATCGAACGGAACTTCACCCTGGCGCTGACCGACAGCGACGAATCGCCCGAGGTCGAGGCGCGGAACCTGCGGCAGCTGCTCGCCGCCACCAGCGGCGGGATCCTGGCGACCTCGCGGCTGTCCGACGAGGTGGTGCGCCAGCTCGCCCAGCACCGGGCGCTGGTCATGGTCAACCGGGACATCGACGGCCTGCCGAGCCTGTTCGTGGACACCGCGGCCGGCATGCGCAAGGCGGTGCGCCACCTCGCCGCACTCGGCCACCGCCGCATCGCCTACCTGTCCGGGCCGCGCAGCTCCTGGGTCAACAGCCAACGCTGGCGCGCCGCCCAGGAGGAAGCGGGCTCGCTCGGCATCCGGGCCGCCTTCCTCGGTCCGTTCGCCCCCAACCAGCAGGGCGGCCACGAGGCGGCCGACGCCCTGATCCTCGACGGCGCGACCGCGGCGATCGCCTACAACGACCTGATCGCGCTCGGCACACTCCACCGCCTGCACGCGGCCGGGGTCCGGCTGCCGGACGACATCAGCCTCATCGGCTGCGACGACATCTTCGGAGCGGACCTGACGGTACCCGCGCTGACCACGATCGCGGGCCCCACCGCCAAGCTGGGCAGATGCGCGGTGGACGCGTTGTGCGCGGAGCTCTCCGGGCGCGGCGGGCAGCAGGCGGCGCAGAGCTTCGACGCCCACCTGGTCGTCCGCGGCTCGACCGGTCCCGCCCCCGCGGCAACTGGTGGCAACTAG